One genomic segment of Burkholderia multivorans ATCC BAA-247 includes these proteins:
- a CDS encoding aldehyde dehydrogenase family protein has translation MSTVERSPSAATLVLPAAQIAGRAVRTHSDTAGAPICNASTGATIGWQEFATAVHVDDAVRAARDALAGWRDTSPAERGRMLAAIAERVEAERARLAALQMQVSGKPPFEADADVGDVAATFAYYASLCADPATFAAEAVALPNASFAAERFHDAVGVAALIVPWNFPMVTTAWKLAPALAAGCTVVLKPSELTSPAEHALLEIVAAAGVPAGVVNVVNGGADVGAALTAHPLIDKISFTGSTAAGRHVMRAAAADMKRVTLELGGKSALIVRDDADLELAISLAVAGAFTNAGQMCSATARILVHDSVYRRFMAAFETAMRALVVAPPDVADVAMGPLISAAQRARVEALLQQGIDTGARVAFSGRVADTGGDGYFMAPVVIAEPAADNVLWTDEVFGPVACVKSFRTDEEAIALANDTRYGLVATVVTRDAAAARQFQARVRAGLVWINAPQLIYPHVCWGGFGLSGIGRELGVAGLRSYQELRHAMRAVD, from the coding sequence ATCGCCGGCCGTGCGGTTCGCACGCATTCCGACACGGCCGGCGCGCCGATCTGCAACGCGTCGACCGGTGCGACGATCGGCTGGCAGGAATTCGCGACGGCAGTGCACGTCGACGACGCGGTACGCGCCGCGCGCGACGCGTTGGCGGGCTGGCGCGACACGTCGCCCGCCGAGCGCGGCCGGATGCTCGCGGCGATCGCCGAACGCGTCGAAGCCGAACGCGCGCGGCTTGCGGCGTTGCAAATGCAGGTCAGCGGCAAGCCGCCGTTCGAAGCGGACGCCGATGTCGGCGACGTCGCCGCCACGTTCGCGTACTACGCGTCGCTGTGCGCGGACCCGGCGACGTTCGCGGCCGAAGCCGTTGCACTGCCGAACGCGTCGTTCGCGGCCGAGCGCTTTCACGACGCGGTCGGCGTCGCCGCACTGATCGTCCCGTGGAACTTCCCGATGGTGACGACCGCGTGGAAGCTCGCGCCCGCGCTCGCGGCCGGTTGCACGGTCGTGCTGAAGCCGTCCGAGCTGACCTCGCCGGCCGAGCACGCGCTGCTCGAAATCGTCGCCGCGGCCGGCGTGCCGGCCGGTGTCGTCAACGTCGTGAACGGCGGCGCCGACGTCGGCGCGGCGCTGACGGCGCATCCGCTGATCGATAAGATTTCGTTTACGGGCAGCACCGCCGCCGGCCGTCATGTGATGCGCGCCGCGGCCGCCGACATGAAGCGCGTGACGCTCGAGCTCGGCGGCAAGTCCGCGCTGATCGTGCGCGACGATGCCGATCTCGAGCTCGCGATTTCGCTGGCCGTCGCCGGTGCGTTCACGAACGCCGGGCAGATGTGTTCGGCCACCGCGCGCATCCTCGTGCACGACAGCGTGTATCGCCGCTTCATGGCCGCGTTCGAGACGGCCATGCGCGCGCTCGTCGTCGCGCCGCCGGATGTCGCCGATGTCGCGATGGGGCCGCTGATTTCGGCCGCGCAGCGCGCCCGGGTCGAAGCGCTGCTGCAACAGGGCATCGACACCGGCGCACGCGTCGCCTTCAGCGGACGCGTGGCCGATACGGGCGGCGACGGCTATTTCATGGCGCCTGTCGTGATCGCCGAGCCGGCCGCGGACAACGTGCTGTGGACCGATGAAGTATTCGGCCCGGTCGCGTGCGTGAAATCGTTCCGTACCGACGAAGAGGCGATCGCGCTCGCGAACGACACGCGCTATGGGCTCGTCGCGACCGTCGTAACGCGCGACGCGGCAGCCGCGCGCCAGTTTCAGGCACGCGTGCGCGCGGGGCTCGTGTGGATCAACGCGCCGCAGCTCATCTATCCGCACGTTTGCTGGGGCGGCTTCGGGCTGAGCGGCATCGGACGCGAACTCGGCGTCGCGGGGCTGCGCAGCTATCAGGAATTGCGGCACGCGATGCGCGCGGTCGATTGA
- a CDS encoding DUF3422 family protein: MIDHPLRAALAAELHARPFLRIAEAVSLTHYAVYADGQPDLHETLLHALCRDTGIAAPHEGATHHAAQSRCGWYLKWERHTEFSTFTFVAPRRDTGYFDDLAIEGIPAAWFARLAGIRFVAVRMELLSGDAARLVCTDLRRWIDGPVLVGSNVLGGGKVFCDWHVRDDGFMRFLVVDDDFREEQGGRLLQRLYEIETYRMMALLALPVARRMSGELDEIHASLHALMQQMDAGGAGDDDASLLVKLTHLAVRVEALSGAGGRFSASRAYEKLVLARIQELREERIEGMPTIAEFMERRFAPAMETCRSVWARHEQIAARIARAVDLLRTRVNLAQEKDVTRLLAGMERTARNQLHLQHAVEGLSVAAISYYVLSLATAAFKALHVMKLPVDPELAEGLLIAPVVFAVIHITRRTRAQLAHAEAAHDGGAVRVAALKQAS; the protein is encoded by the coding sequence ATGATCGACCATCCGTTGCGCGCCGCACTGGCCGCCGAATTGCATGCCCGGCCGTTTCTGCGGATCGCCGAGGCCGTGTCGCTCACCCATTACGCGGTGTACGCGGACGGGCAGCCCGATCTCCACGAAACGCTGCTGCACGCGCTGTGTCGCGACACCGGCATCGCCGCGCCGCATGAAGGCGCGACGCACCATGCGGCGCAATCGCGTTGCGGCTGGTATCTGAAGTGGGAGCGCCACACCGAGTTCTCGACCTTCACCTTCGTCGCGCCGCGCCGCGATACCGGCTATTTCGACGATCTTGCGATCGAAGGCATTCCGGCCGCGTGGTTCGCGCGGCTCGCGGGCATCCGCTTCGTCGCGGTGCGCATGGAGCTGCTGTCCGGCGACGCCGCGCGGCTCGTGTGCACCGATCTGCGGCGCTGGATCGACGGGCCCGTCCTCGTCGGCAGCAACGTCCTCGGCGGCGGCAAGGTGTTCTGCGACTGGCACGTGCGCGACGACGGCTTCATGCGCTTTCTCGTCGTCGACGACGATTTCCGCGAGGAGCAGGGCGGCCGGCTGCTGCAGCGGCTATACGAGATCGAGACGTACCGGATGATGGCGCTGCTCGCGCTGCCGGTCGCGCGCCGGATGAGCGGCGAACTCGACGAGATCCACGCGTCGCTGCACGCGCTGATGCAGCAGATGGATGCGGGCGGCGCAGGCGACGACGATGCGTCGCTGCTCGTGAAGCTCACGCATCTCGCGGTGCGCGTCGAAGCGCTGTCGGGCGCGGGCGGCCGGTTCAGCGCGTCGCGCGCCTACGAGAAGCTCGTGCTCGCGCGCATCCAGGAATTGCGCGAGGAGCGCATCGAAGGGATGCCGACGATCGCCGAATTCATGGAACGGCGCTTCGCGCCCGCGATGGAGACGTGCCGCAGCGTATGGGCACGTCACGAGCAGATCGCCGCGCGCATCGCGCGTGCGGTCGATCTACTGCGCACGCGCGTGAATCTCGCGCAGGAGAAGGACGTCACGCGGCTGCTCGCCGGCATGGAGCGCACCGCACGCAATCAACTGCATTTGCAGCATGCGGTCGAAGGGCTGTCGGTCGCCGCGATCTCGTACTACGTGCTGTCGCTCGCCACCGCCGCCTTCAAGGCGCTGCACGTGATGAAGCTGCCGGTCGATCCCGAGCTCGCCGAAGGCTTGCTGATTGCACCGGTGGTGTTCGCGGTGATCCACATTACGCGGCGCACGCGCGCGCAGCTCGCGCACGCGGAAGCCGCACACGACGGCGGCGCCGTGCGAGTCGCCGCACTGAAGCAGGCAAGCTAA
- a CDS encoding pilus assembly protein gives MTFKPTGMLSLLAGLLAAVAIPAFAAGELMVTPATTRVVSEHDQRVTVKNMGDEPMYLSISVQKVMNPGITPEQKVDLGDLEQPGLIASPDKLTLGPNQSRQITLQSLTEVPHEELYRLYIIPVKSLKVDEAPKDKITAPLSVSIGYGVLVRHLPKPLKQHAAWTHRCENGGITLESTGTVRSVFHDVTVGDGQPAQTVAVFPGMPQHFATKQIKLDAGDKPVTLTCE, from the coding sequence ATGACGTTCAAACCGACAGGCATGTTGTCGCTGCTGGCAGGACTGTTAGCCGCCGTGGCGATTCCGGCATTTGCGGCCGGCGAATTGATGGTGACGCCCGCGACGACACGTGTCGTCAGCGAGCACGACCAGCGCGTGACGGTCAAGAACATGGGCGACGAGCCGATGTATCTGTCCATTTCGGTCCAGAAGGTGATGAACCCCGGCATCACGCCGGAACAGAAGGTCGATCTCGGCGATCTCGAGCAGCCCGGCCTGATCGCAAGCCCCGACAAGCTGACGCTGGGTCCGAACCAGTCGCGGCAGATCACGCTCCAGTCGCTGACGGAAGTGCCGCACGAAGAGCTCTATCGGCTCTATATCATCCCGGTCAAGTCGCTGAAGGTCGACGAGGCGCCGAAGGACAAGATCACCGCGCCGCTGTCGGTGTCGATCGGTTATGGCGTACTGGTTCGACATTTGCCGAAGCCGTTGAAGCAGCATGCAGCGTGGACGCATCGCTGCGAGAACGGGGGGATCACGCTGGAAAGCACGGGCACCGTCCGCTCGGTGTTCCACGACGTCACCGTCGGCGACGGCCAGCCGGCGCAGACGGTCGCCGTATTCCCCGGCATGCCGCAGCACTTCGCGACGAAGCAGATCAAGCTGGATGCGGGCGACAAGCCCGTGACGCTGACATGCGAATGA
- the poxB gene encoding ubiquinone-dependent pyruvate dehydrogenase, with protein sequence MARQTMAEYLAKTLAAAGVERIWGVTGDSLNGLSFSLSQIGSIRWMHTRHEESAAFAAGADAASTGRLAVCAGSCGPGNLHLINGLYDCHRNHQPVLAIAAHIPSTEIGLGYFQETHPQELFRECSHFAELVTNASQFPRLLARAMRTAIEARGVAAIVLPGDIALGDGPDEAPRWHDAAPPSIVPADADLDRLAALLNASDAVTLLCGSGTQGAHDEVVALADTLGAPVVHALRGKQFVEWDNPFDVGMTGLIGFSSGYHAMESCDTLLMLGTDFPYRPFYPSNAKIAQIDWKGSQLGHRAPLALGLVGTVKETIAALLPRLTRKTQRRFLENALKHYAAARKGLDDLAVAEPPGRAIHPQYLTKIVDEVAADDAIFTADVGTPTLWAARYLTMNGKRQLHGSFNHGSMANAMPQALGAQGAHPGRQVVSLSGDGGLSMLLGDLLSARQLNLPIKIVVYNNSLLGFVSMELKAAGYLDTNVDLSATDFAAIAKGAGIFSVRVEHSENVEHALRTAFAHDGPALVDVVTSKYELAMPPKIELAHAKGFSLFMLRAILSGRGDEIVELAKTNLR encoded by the coding sequence ATGGCAAGACAGACGATGGCGGAATATCTGGCGAAGACGCTTGCGGCAGCGGGCGTCGAGCGTATCTGGGGCGTGACCGGCGACAGCCTGAACGGGCTGTCGTTCAGCCTGAGCCAGATCGGCTCGATCCGCTGGATGCATACGCGGCACGAGGAAAGCGCGGCGTTCGCGGCCGGCGCCGATGCCGCGTCGACCGGGCGGCTCGCCGTGTGTGCGGGCAGCTGCGGCCCCGGCAACCTGCACTTGATCAACGGGCTCTACGACTGCCATCGCAATCATCAGCCGGTGCTCGCGATTGCCGCGCACATTCCGTCGACCGAGATCGGCCTCGGCTATTTCCAGGAAACCCATCCGCAGGAACTGTTCCGCGAATGCAGTCACTTTGCGGAACTGGTGACCAACGCGTCGCAGTTCCCACGGCTGCTGGCGCGCGCTATGCGCACCGCGATCGAAGCGCGCGGCGTCGCCGCGATCGTGCTGCCGGGCGACATCGCGCTCGGCGACGGTCCTGACGAAGCGCCGCGCTGGCACGACGCGGCGCCGCCGTCCATCGTGCCGGCCGACGCCGATCTCGACCGGCTCGCGGCGCTGCTGAACGCGTCCGACGCCGTCACGCTGCTATGCGGCAGCGGCACGCAAGGCGCGCACGACGAAGTCGTCGCACTGGCGGACACGCTCGGCGCGCCGGTCGTGCATGCGCTGCGCGGCAAGCAGTTCGTCGAATGGGACAACCCGTTCGACGTCGGGATGACGGGGCTGATCGGTTTCAGTTCCGGCTATCACGCGATGGAGTCGTGCGACACGCTGCTGATGCTCGGCACGGATTTTCCGTACCGGCCGTTCTATCCGTCGAATGCAAAGATCGCGCAGATCGACTGGAAGGGTTCGCAGCTCGGCCATCGCGCGCCGCTTGCGCTCGGCCTGGTCGGTACCGTGAAGGAGACGATCGCGGCGCTGCTGCCGCGCCTGACGCGCAAGACGCAACGTCGCTTCCTCGAGAACGCGCTGAAGCACTATGCGGCCGCACGCAAGGGGCTCGACGATCTCGCGGTGGCCGAGCCGCCCGGCCGCGCGATTCATCCGCAGTACCTGACGAAGATCGTCGACGAAGTCGCGGCCGACGACGCGATCTTCACGGCCGATGTCGGCACGCCCACGCTATGGGCCGCGCGCTATCTGACGATGAACGGCAAGCGTCAGCTGCACGGCTCGTTCAATCACGGCTCGATGGCGAACGCGATGCCGCAGGCGCTCGGCGCGCAGGGCGCGCATCCGGGGCGGCAGGTCGTGTCGCTGTCCGGCGACGGCGGACTGTCCATGCTGCTCGGCGATCTGCTGAGCGCGCGCCAGCTCAATCTCCCGATCAAGATCGTCGTCTACAACAACAGCCTGCTCGGCTTCGTGTCGATGGAGCTGAAGGCGGCAGGGTATCTCGATACGAACGTCGATTTGAGCGCGACGGATTTTGCGGCGATTGCGAAGGGCGCGGGCATTTTCAGCGTACGCGTCGAACATTCGGAGAACGTCGAGCACGCGCTGCGCACGGCGTTCGCGCACGACGGGCCGGCCCTCGTCGACGTCGTCACGTCGAAGTACGAACTGGCGATGCCGCCGAAGATCGAACTCGCGCATGCGAAGGGGTTCAGCCTGTTCATGCTGCGCGCGATCCTGAGCGGACGCGGAGACGAGATCGTCGAGTTGGCGAAGACCAATTTGCGGTAA
- a CDS encoding LysR family transcriptional regulator, giving the protein MKMLDHDVLATVVAVAETGNMTRAAEAVNRSQSAVSMQIKSLEDAIGRPLFVRKPRSIVLTREGEVLLGFARRMLALRDEAWAAVVRPEVTGKVVIGVPDDYASSLLPSVLKKFSATYPKVEIQVIGLPSSALAPLLKDGTVDLVCGTRVKGLSGDFVRHEPMAWAAMTNGPRVWEERPLPIAVFMPGSVARENAIRSLERAKVPYRTSYESPSLLGLLSMVEAGLAVAPLARCAIPAQLSMLGRSHGLPDLPPLELILARSTKSKRPPCDFLAEQLMEDLQRQTGQAGDA; this is encoded by the coding sequence ATGAAGATGCTCGATCACGACGTGCTGGCCACCGTCGTCGCCGTCGCGGAGACCGGCAACATGACGCGCGCGGCCGAGGCCGTGAACCGTTCGCAGTCCGCCGTCAGCATGCAGATCAAGAGCCTCGAGGACGCGATCGGCCGCCCGCTGTTCGTGCGCAAGCCGCGCAGCATCGTGCTCACGCGCGAGGGCGAGGTGCTGCTCGGTTTCGCCAGACGAATGCTGGCGCTGCGCGACGAGGCGTGGGCGGCCGTCGTGCGGCCGGAGGTGACGGGCAAGGTCGTGATCGGCGTGCCGGACGACTATGCGTCGTCGCTGTTGCCGTCGGTCTTGAAGAAGTTCTCGGCGACCTATCCGAAGGTCGAGATCCAGGTGATCGGGCTGCCGAGCAGCGCGCTCGCGCCGCTGCTGAAGGACGGCACCGTCGATCTCGTGTGCGGCACGCGCGTGAAGGGGCTATCGGGCGATTTCGTGCGCCACGAGCCGATGGCGTGGGCGGCGATGACGAACGGCCCGCGCGTGTGGGAAGAACGGCCGCTGCCGATCGCGGTGTTCATGCCCGGCAGCGTCGCGCGAGAGAACGCGATCCGCAGCCTCGAACGCGCGAAGGTGCCGTACCGGACGTCGTATGAAAGCCCGAGCCTGCTCGGTCTGCTCAGCATGGTGGAAGCGGGTCTCGCGGTCGCGCCGCTCGCGCGTTGCGCGATTCCCGCGCAGCTGTCGATGCTCGGCCGCTCGCACGGATTGCCGGACCTGCCGCCGCTCGAACTGATTCTCGCGCGCAGCACCAAATCGAAACGTCCGCCGTGCGACTTTCTCGCCGAACAGTTGATGGAGGATCTGCAGCGTCAGACCGGGCAGGCCGGCGACGCGTAG